The Candidatus Binatus sp. DNA segment CTGCTCGCATCCGATCAGCTCGACGACCTCGGGCAGGAGCAATTGCATCAGGCCGCTTTCGAGCAGCAGATCTATCCCGCGCGCGGCGCCGCCCTCGGTCATGATCATGACCATTTCCTGGCCGATTCTTTCCGGAGAAATTCCGATAATCGTCGGCGCGGTGCGCTTCATCGCGGCCCAGGTCGCCGGCTCGATCGTGAAATCCATCCGCGCCGCAAATCTCGCGGCGCGCAGAATCCGCAGATGATCCTCGTCGAAGCGATCGTAGGGATTTCCGATCGCGCGGACGGTTCCGGCCTTTAGATCGCGCATCCCGCCGACCAGATCGATCACGCGATCCGTGGCGGGATCGTAGAACATCCCACCGATCGTAAAGTCGCGCCGGATCGCATCTTCCTCGATTGTGCCGAATCGCACCGACGACGGATGGCGTCCATCGACGTAGGGCGCGTCGGCGCGGAAGGTCGCGACCTCGATCGGCTTGGAGTGGTCCGCAGGCACGACGCCGATCACGCCGAATTTCGCGCCGACCGCGACCGTATTGTCGAACATCCGCTGCACGACCTCGGGACGCGCGTCGGTGGCGACGTCGTAATCCTTCGGCGTGACGCCAAGCACGCGATCGCGCACGCATCCGCCGGCGAAATACGCGCGAAAGCCCGCCCTCGTGAGGCGGCGCACGATTCTCAGCGCCTTTGATTCCCTTTCGTCCATGTGCGGCTTCCGCGAAACATTTTATAGCGGCGAAGTCGCGGCGTGCCACCGCGCGCGAGCGGCAATCGTCTCCTATCGAGGGAGATCTTCGCGCCACTGACCGGCTGCGCGTCGATCAAAAAACGAGCGGGACCAGCCGATAGCGGACTTGGTGCCGATACTCGGAGTATCCCGGCAAATTTATCGACAGGAATTTTTCTTCGTCGCGAAGCCTCCACACAATTGCGAGTGCGAGCGCGATGAACATCAGCAGCCCCCACCACGAGCCGAGCGCGAGCGGCGTACCGAACAGCATGATCAGGCCGCCCGAGTACATCGGATGACGCACGATCGCGTACGGTCCCGTCGAGATGACCTTCTGATCGTCGGCGACCTCGATGATCGCAGCGGTGAAGGTGTTCTCGCGGAAAACTACGAAGATGATGAGAAAGCCGAGCGCCACCAGGACGTCGCCGGCGATCACGATCGGCACCGGGACATGCGACCAGGCAAAGCGACGATCGAGCGCGGGCACCACCATCACGCCGGCAAAAGCGATCGCGGCGATCGCCTGGATTACTTTCTGGCTTGTCTCTTTCTCGGCGGTCGGGCCCGCGTTGATGCGCCGTTCGAGGAGTTGCGGATCCTTGTTCCAGAGATAGACGCTGATCACCGCGGTCGATGCGCCAAAGACGAACAGATAGAGCCACGCTTGCCAGTAGTCGAGCGTCCACGCTGGAAGGAACAGCAAAATTCCCAGCAGGCAGATTAGCTGCACGAATCCGACGATCGTCTTTCGCTTGAGATCGTTCACGCTTGCCCTGTCGCGCCTGGATCGCGCGAAGCGATCGCCGCGCGATACTTCATTGTACCGCCAACTAGCCGACGCGGCTCGGGCCCAGCACGATTCCGCCATCGACCGCGATCACCTGCCCGGTCACGTTCTTCGCGAGGTCGGAGCAGAGCCACGACACCGTGCGGCCGATATCCTCGACCGTCTGCTCGCGCCCGAGCGGAACAATCGCTTTAACCGTCGCCTCGAAGGTCGCGCGCGCGTTCGCGTCGCCGCCGCCGAGCGCCGCGCCGAGTTCCTCCCAGATTTTCGTGTAGATCAAACCGGGCGCGACCGCGTTGACGCGAATCCCGGCGCTGCCGAGTTGCAGCGCGAGCGTCTTGGTGTAGGAAATCACGCCGGCCTTGGCGGCGGCGTACGCGGCGAGCACCGGCGTCGCCAACAATCCCGCGATCGACGACGTGTTGCAAATCGCGCCGCCCTTTTGCATCCTCGGCGCGACTTCCTTCGACACGATATAGACCGAGTTGAGATTCAAATCGACGTATCTGCGCCAGGTATCGACGCTGTCCCATTCGTGCTTGCGGCCGCTTTCGAACCACGCGCGCTCGCCGCCGCCGGCGTTGTTGCACAGCACCGCCGGATGCTTCCCCAACTTCGCGGTGATCTCCTCGACCGCGCGATGAATCGATTTCTCGTCGGTGACATCGGCGCTGAAGCCATCGACCAGCTCCGCGATCGCGGCTGGCGGCGGCGCGAGTTCGCGATCGAGTATGGCGACCTTGTCCACGACTTTTTCCTCCAGCAATGCGTTCACGATCCCGAGTCCGAGTC contains these protein-coding regions:
- a CDS encoding CCA tRNA nucleotidyltransferase — its product is MDERESKALRIVRRLTRAGFRAYFAGGCVRDRVLGVTPKDYDVATDARPEVVQRMFDNTVAVGAKFGVIGVVPADHSKPIEVATFRADAPYVDGRHPSSVRFGTIEEDAIRRDFTIGGMFYDPATDRVIDLVGGMRDLKAGTVRAIGNPYDRFDEDHLRILRAARFAARMDFTIEPATWAAMKRTAPTIIGISPERIGQEMVMIMTEGGAARGIDLLLESGLMQLLLPEVVELIGCEQPANFHPEGDVYTHTRIGVSMLPAGASETIAFGILLHDIAKPRCRAVSGDKVTFYGHTEQGAVIAAEMLARLKRSRATQERVAYLVKNHLKLCMAPRMRQATLKRMLADDGFDELMEVAFLDAFASSSYLGFWNFCRDALNSMGKAEIRPTPLITGKDLKQLGFAPGPRFKAILKEVEDRQLDGLLSSPKDAIEFVLNNYFITELT
- a CDS encoding SDR family NAD(P)-dependent oxidoreductase, producing MKYAIVTGGARGLGLGIVNALLEEKVVDKVAILDRELAPPPAAIAELVDGFSADVTDEKSIHRAVEEITAKLGKHPAVLCNNAGGGERAWFESGRKHEWDSVDTWRRYVDLNLNSVYIVSKEVAPRMQKGGAICNTSSIAGLLATPVLAAYAAAKAGVISYTKTLALQLGSAGIRVNAVAPGLIYTKIWEELGAALGGGDANARATFEATVKAIVPLGREQTVEDIGRTVSWLCSDLAKNVTGQVIAVDGGIVLGPSRVG
- a CDS encoding isoprenylcysteine carboxylmethyltransferase family protein, which encodes MNDLKRKTIVGFVQLICLLGILLFLPAWTLDYWQAWLYLFVFGASTAVISVYLWNKDPQLLERRINAGPTAEKETSQKVIQAIAAIAFAGVMVVPALDRRFAWSHVPVPIVIAGDVLVALGFLIIFVVFRENTFTAAIIEVADDQKVISTGPYAIVRHPMYSGGLIMLFGTPLALGSWWGLLMFIALALAIVWRLRDEEKFLSINLPGYSEYRHQVRYRLVPLVF